In one window of Pseudobdellovibrionaceae bacterium DNA:
- a CDS encoding NAD(P)/FAD-dependent oxidoreductase translates to MTKNVVIIGGGFGGLQAAKALGNTHEFHITLLDRRNYHLFQPLLYQVAMAGLSATDIAMPIRGLLSKYRNINVLLENVERIDLDNQIVISDAAEHSYDYLICACGAKHSYFGHEHWEERAPGLKTLEQAIEIRRRILTAFELAEREKDRVKFKQHLTFVVIGGGPTGVELAGAIGEISRFTLSKDFRNINPSNARIILIEAGDRILSGFDPDLSKKAVRCLEKLGVQVWVNSRVTGVTEVGVQVGEEFLESETVLWAAGVQPSSINKEINTTKDVQGRIKVEKDLSLAGHPNVFFIGDQTSVLDNNGNPLPGIAPVAIQQGHFVGNLLKRELKGKPRMDFEYTDKGQMATIGRKMAVLQIGRIKLWGFLAWLAWLFVHIYYLIGFKNRVFVFIQWTWHYLNYGRGARLIMDREWRSYRRN, encoded by the coding sequence GTGACTAAGAATGTTGTAATTATTGGCGGTGGGTTTGGTGGTTTACAAGCTGCCAAAGCTTTAGGCAATACCCACGAGTTTCACATCACTTTGCTTGATCGTCGAAACTATCATTTGTTTCAACCCCTTCTTTATCAAGTTGCTATGGCTGGCCTTAGTGCAACTGACATTGCAATGCCAATACGCGGCCTTTTATCAAAATATCGAAATATTAATGTACTCTTAGAAAATGTTGAACGTATCGATTTAGATAATCAAATAGTGATAAGTGATGCTGCTGAACATTCATACGATTATCTAATCTGTGCTTGCGGTGCCAAACACAGTTATTTTGGACATGAACACTGGGAGGAACGAGCTCCTGGCCTTAAAACATTGGAACAAGCTATTGAGATTCGAAGAAGAATTCTTACTGCCTTTGAATTAGCTGAACGTGAAAAAGATAGGGTCAAATTTAAACAGCATCTGACATTTGTTGTGATCGGTGGAGGCCCTACGGGTGTAGAGTTGGCTGGAGCTATTGGAGAAATAAGTCGATTCACCCTTTCAAAGGATTTTCGAAATATTAATCCAAGTAATGCTCGAATCATTTTAATTGAAGCTGGTGATCGTATTCTTTCCGGATTTGATCCTGACCTATCTAAAAAAGCGGTAAGGTGCCTTGAGAAGTTAGGAGTACAGGTGTGGGTAAATTCTCGGGTTACGGGAGTCACTGAAGTGGGAGTTCAGGTTGGTGAAGAGTTCCTTGAATCTGAAACGGTTTTGTGGGCAGCTGGAGTTCAGCCGTCTTCAATAAATAAAGAAATTAATACAACTAAGGACGTACAAGGGCGCATTAAGGTAGAGAAGGATTTGTCTCTTGCTGGTCATCCAAATGTCTTTTTTATTGGAGACCAAACCAGTGTTTTAGACAATAATGGAAATCCCTTGCCGGGCATTGCTCCAGTAGCAATACAACAAGGTCATTTTGTTGGTAATTTGTTAAAGCGGGAGCTTAAGGGAAAGCCTCGAATGGATTTTGAGTATACGGACAAAGGACAAATGGCAACTATTGGTCGAAAAATGGCCGTCTTGCAAATTGGAAGGATAAAACTTTGGGGATTTCTTGCGTGGCTGGCGTGGCTTTTTGTACATATCTATTATTTGATAGGTTTTAAGAATCGGGTATTTGTTTTTATCCAGTGGACTTGGCATTACTTGAACTATGGGCGAGGTGCCAGGTTAATAATGGATCGAGAGTGGCGAAGCTACCGTAGAAATTAA
- a CDS encoding NnrS family protein, with protein sequence MNIFTSKSPIWSLGFRPFFVLVPLVAVVTSSIWVVYITGLGSFDFSPLSPNQWHANEMIFGFIGAAILGFLLTASANWTGTRGIHGIYLAALIIVFLAARIVFWVTPASQIWVYQLVGVASPLWLAVHLAILFFKTKNNRNLILIAPLSVFIAGQIYILSSDYMLGYELALYAVRFLVVVIAGRVIPFFTKSVLKLEPRWNNSVLEKLNIFSVFVLIFEPFYRSTSWIGTQIWIGLTLIALFLNIYRLLNWRFIPSYRVKILFVLYFAYLWLPLHFALGLANHFEWLAGIGRPSLHSLAYGFMGIMILGIINRVTLGHTGRKIHANSLAISSYVVLSVGALARVFGPLAAPEHYILWIRASGVLWVLAFLAIGIELIPKLLSPRVDGKEY encoded by the coding sequence ATGAATATTTTTACATCAAAGTCCCCGATATGGTCTCTTGGATTCCGACCTTTTTTTGTGTTGGTCCCACTGGTTGCTGTAGTCACATCCTCTATTTGGGTGGTTTACATCACTGGATTGGGGTCATTTGATTTTTCACCCCTTTCACCTAATCAGTGGCATGCGAATGAAATGATCTTTGGATTTATTGGGGCAGCAATTCTTGGTTTTTTATTGACCGCTTCTGCAAATTGGACTGGGACCCGTGGGATTCATGGAATTTATCTAGCAGCTCTAATCATCGTTTTTTTAGCAGCTCGCATTGTTTTTTGGGTGACACCAGCTAGCCAGATTTGGGTTTATCAATTGGTTGGTGTTGCGTCGCCGCTGTGGCTTGCCGTTCATTTAGCGATACTTTTCTTTAAAACAAAAAACAATAGAAACCTAATACTGATTGCACCCCTTTCTGTTTTTATTGCCGGTCAGATTTATATTCTTAGTTCAGATTATATGTTGGGTTACGAACTTGCTCTTTATGCTGTTCGTTTTTTAGTTGTCGTCATTGCTGGCCGAGTGATCCCATTTTTTACAAAGAGTGTACTGAAACTAGAGCCTAGGTGGAACAATTCAGTATTAGAGAAATTAAATATATTTTCAGTTTTCGTGTTAATTTTTGAGCCCTTCTATAGAAGTACCTCTTGGATAGGTACTCAAATTTGGATCGGGTTGACCCTAATTGCTCTTTTTCTAAATATTTATCGACTATTGAATTGGAGATTTATTCCATCCTATAGAGTTAAGATTCTCTTCGTTTTGTACTTTGCTTATCTTTGGCTCCCATTGCACTTTGCCCTTGGCCTAGCAAACCATTTTGAATGGCTTGCTGGTATTGGTCGACCTTCTCTTCATTCACTCGCCTATGGTTTTATGGGCATAATGATTTTAGGGATTATTAATCGGGTGACCCTGGGGCATACGGGACGAAAAATACATGCTAATTCATTGGCGATTTCTTCCTATGTTGTGCTCAGCGTGGGTGCTCTGGCTAGAGTATTTGGTCCTTTGGCGGCCCCTGAGCATTATATCCTCTGGATTCGAGCATCAGGAGTCCTATGGGTACTTGCTTTTTTGGCTATCGGTATTGAATTGATTCCTAAGTTACTTTCTCCTAGGGTCGATGGGAAAGAGTATTAA
- a CDS encoding helix-turn-helix domain-containing protein, whose translation MNRNRRIKRRERIYRDLGEEREEENKEKYSGKCEEKAGKFDGQVYAYSVNSEDRTETHVEHRQRNSGQLFENLTWLTSNEAAEYLRLPSVGALRVLVFKRQVPFHKLGRNLRFKKCELDRLLDASRTGGI comes from the coding sequence GTGAATAGGAATAGAAGGATTAAGAGAAGAGAGAGAATATATAGGGATTTAGGAGAAGAAAGAGAAGAAGAAAACAAAGAAAAATACAGTGGAAAATGTGAGGAAAAAGCAGGCAAATTTGATGGTCAAGTCTACGCATATAGTGTAAATTCAGAGGATAGAACTGAAACGCATGTCGAACATAGGCAGCGGAATTCAGGACAGCTCTTTGAAAACTTGACTTGGTTAACCTCCAATGAAGCAGCCGAATATTTGCGGTTGCCATCAGTTGGAGCGTTGAGGGTGCTGGTCTTTAAGCGGCAGGTTCCGTTTCATAAATTGGGACGCAATCTACGTTTTAAGAAGTGTGAGCTTGACCGTTTGTTGGATGCCTCCAGAACTGGAGGAATCTAA
- a CDS encoding tyrosine-type recombinase/integrase — translation MAIQKYSKNGKTLYRVRVQTRSSQYPDIRLSEQLSGVRSESEAIKYEAKIQRELDRKVLEMETQRSIKGQTWGAVLRHWYQSQGEVRVKFGSMSRSTLDDYYSGMKRWMVVFEHKPCADITPLDLMQLFNEMSDKGVSLGHRRKLRTRIKAVFEHGIQAGLINIMKNPAHDLVLKKSEEKKPEILTAGECKKLIELAYVHQHEWRHVWALALLTGMRNGELYALQWSDIDWEQKLITVARAYNGRTKQISTTKAGYWRDVPMSQDCIRLLKELRCERGNQEYVLPRLPRWGNGIQAAVLRTFCMEHGLPSVRFHTLRACFGTQLLRQGVSSAIVMKIAGWKDLKTMQRYIRLAGVEVTGATDKLSVLPPEEIAANVVSLNSRKQK, via the coding sequence ATGGCGATACAAAAGTATTCAAAAAACGGTAAGACTCTTTATAGGGTTCGAGTTCAAACAAGAAGCAGCCAATATCCAGATATCAGACTCTCTGAGCAACTGTCTGGAGTTCGATCTGAATCTGAAGCCATCAAATATGAGGCGAAGATTCAAAGAGAGCTAGACAGAAAAGTCTTAGAGATGGAAACCCAAAGGTCCATTAAAGGACAAACTTGGGGAGCCGTTCTTAGACACTGGTATCAATCCCAAGGAGAAGTCCGAGTGAAGTTCGGCAGTATGAGCCGAAGCACTTTGGATGACTACTACAGTGGGATGAAAAGATGGATGGTTGTGTTTGAACATAAACCCTGTGCCGACATCACCCCACTTGATCTGATGCAACTCTTTAATGAGATGTCAGACAAAGGCGTAAGCCTTGGACATCGAAGAAAGCTGCGCACCAGAATCAAGGCGGTCTTTGAGCATGGAATCCAAGCGGGACTCATTAATATAATGAAAAACCCTGCTCACGATTTGGTGCTCAAAAAATCTGAGGAAAAAAAGCCTGAGATACTCACCGCAGGGGAATGTAAAAAGTTGATTGAACTTGCTTATGTTCATCAGCATGAATGGCGGCACGTTTGGGCACTAGCACTACTAACGGGAATGAGGAATGGTGAGCTTTACGCTCTTCAATGGTCAGACATTGATTGGGAACAAAAGCTTATCACTGTGGCCCGAGCCTACAACGGTAGAACGAAGCAGATTTCTACGACAAAAGCTGGCTATTGGAGAGATGTTCCAATGAGCCAAGATTGCATCAGGCTTTTAAAAGAGCTTAGATGTGAACGAGGAAATCAAGAATACGTTTTACCAAGGCTACCCAGGTGGGGAAACGGAATCCAAGCAGCAGTTCTTAGAACTTTCTGCATGGAGCACGGGTTACCATCTGTACGGTTCCACACTCTTCGTGCTTGCTTTGGAACTCAACTTTTACGCCAGGGAGTCTCTTCAGCCATCGTAATGAAAATTGCAGGTTGGAAAGACCTAAAGACGATGCAAAGATATATTCGTCTTGCTGGAGTAGAAGTCACAGGAGCCACTGACAAGCTATCGGTTTTGCCACCGGAGGAGATCGCAGCGAATGTCGTGTCTCTCAATTCACGGAAGCAAAAGTGA
- a CDS encoding replication-relaxation family protein: MAEVIKKYMRGKQIIQLLKLHGPLSYRALKRMIEPAMTKGKLLRALQRLQKKNYVERRFERVFAGKGVFYNLCQQEDVLKEIAEFTGLGVDELKQPHFRHRELLHSECCALWVHVLMKMFPEAEIVRDFDFQNSKGAEKIMLASAQELYLYPDLLLIFPESKTQKEVAIAVEIERTPKTVRRLRQKLKKYANGTHVDGVIYLCDTQHITNSIFKVYSEKPLQDSKRVGHYSENFLLFGDSLSIHTDRFYELFNSRFKTVFLPDWITYLRDTRLNSRRDSNFKMGVLRSPHEKQLKRI; encoded by the coding sequence ATGGCTGAAGTGATTAAAAAGTACATGCGTGGAAAGCAGATCATACAGCTCTTAAAATTACATGGTCCGCTTTCTTACAGGGCTTTAAAACGCATGATTGAACCGGCAATGACAAAAGGTAAACTGCTTAGGGCATTACAACGACTTCAGAAAAAGAACTATGTTGAGCGGCGATTTGAGCGAGTCTTTGCTGGCAAAGGTGTATTCTATAACTTGTGCCAGCAAGAGGACGTTCTGAAAGAAATAGCAGAGTTTACGGGCCTGGGTGTTGATGAATTAAAACAACCACACTTTCGCCACAGAGAATTGTTACATTCCGAGTGCTGCGCTCTCTGGGTGCATGTTTTAATGAAGATGTTTCCGGAAGCTGAAATTGTACGCGACTTTGATTTTCAAAACAGTAAAGGCGCAGAAAAAATAATGCTAGCCTCTGCTCAAGAATTATATTTGTACCCTGACCTTTTACTCATCTTCCCAGAATCAAAAACACAAAAGGAAGTGGCAATAGCTGTGGAAATTGAGCGCACACCGAAAACTGTTAGGCGACTTAGACAGAAGCTAAAAAAATATGCCAACGGCACTCACGTCGATGGAGTCATCTATCTTTGTGATACTCAACACATAACCAATTCCATTTTTAAAGTCTACAGCGAAAAACCATTACAAGACTCAAAGAGAGTCGGTCACTATTCGGAAAACTTTCTATTGTTTGGAGATTCTTTGTCCATACACACAGATCGTTTTTATGAGCTGTTCAACTCTCGATTTAAAACTGTATTTTTGCCCGACTGGATTACATACCTGCGCGACACAAGACTCAACTCACGTCGTGACTCTAATTTTAAAATGGGGGTACTCCGGTCCCCCCATGAAAAACAGTTGAAGAGAATTTAG